DNA sequence from the Hoylesella buccalis ATCC 35310 genome:
ACGTGGAAGCTCATACCCATGCGAACATCACGACAGGACTGGCCGAAAACAAGTTTGGTATTGCCCTGTGCGAGATGGAAACCGCCCTTGAGGCGTGTTTACGGATGAAGAATGTGAGGTTTACCGGCCTACATTTTCATATCGGTTCACAAATTCTTGACATGCGTGACTTTGTTTCTTTGTGCGACAGAATCAATCAATTGCAGGAAGAACTGCATCAACATCATGTTCATGTTGAAAGCATTAACGTTGGTGGAGGATTGGGTGTGAGCTACGAACATCCTGACCAACAACCCATTCCTGATTTCAAAGCATATTTTCAGACATACGCCCAGCACTTGAAGTTGTACCCACATCAAACACTACATTTCGAACTTGGACGCTCTGTCGTCGCACAATGTGGAAGTTTAATCACCAAAGTGCTGTACATTAAACAAGGCGTATGCAAAAAGTTTTGTATCGTTGATGCTGGTATGACCGACTTCATCAGACCCGCTTTGTATCAATCGCGGCACCAGATAGAGAATCTTTCCAGCAATGACGCACATGAATCCTATGACGTGGTGGGACCAATATGCGAGTCGAGTGACGTGTTTGCCAAAGCCATTGATTTGAACCAATGTCATCGCGGCGACCTGTTGGCCATTCGGTCTGCCGGTGCTTACGGCGAAGTAATGGCCAGTCAATACAATTGCAGGAGACTACCCGAAGGTTATTTAACAGAGGATTTATAATATTGTAGAATCATTCGTGTCTATGTTTTTTGACCAGTTGACCATCATACTAAGCTCTATCACACTGCTGCTGGCAGTGATTGCTCCTTTTTTCTCTCCCTTCTACCGGTTTAGAAAAATTGTGAAGAGGCTTCAATCCTCGCACCTCCAGGAGAAAGAATCTACTGCTTTGGACAGTTTTCAAGAAGAGAACTCTTCCCAAGAGCAATTAACAGCTTGCTCAATCCCTGCGAAACAATCAGTTCCTATCACGGTACTGCTTACCGTACACGACCAAGCCAAGGAACTGGAAATGCACCTATCCTCCTTCCTTTCACAAGAGTTTGACCACGATTTTCAGGTCGTTGCCGTAGCCGAACAAGGTGACAGCGAGACGGAAGACGTATTGAAGCGGTATGAAAACAATGAACATCTTTACGCAACGTTCATCCCTTCGTCCTCACGCTACATGAGTAAAAAGAAGTTGGCTGTCACCCTTGGAGTAAAGGCGGCAAAGTATGAATGGATCATTATGACCGATGCCAGCTGTACACCCGCTTCTCCTTATTGGTTGCAATGCATGTCGAAGGCTTGCAATGAGAACAACAAACTGGTGCTGGGGTATAGTAACTACACGGCGGAAACAGCTGACTTTCGCCGACTTGAGCAGCTGTATACAGAACTGTACCTTATGAGAAAAGCTGAAAACGGTATTGCCTATCGCACCAACTCTGCCAATTTGGCGTTTAGAAAAAGTATGTTTCTACAAGGAGAAGGTTATCGGGGAAACCTTCACCTGCTACGCGGTGAATACGATTTCATCGTCAACAAGTATGCAGACGAAGGCTCATCCGCACTCATGATGGAGCAAGATGCCTGGATTATAGAAGACGAACCACTGCAAAAGAAATGGCTCAACAAGCATCTTTTCTATCAAGAAACACGCAAATACCTCAACCGATCAACGCCCATGCGCATGCTGTTCAATCTGGATACGATACTCTTGCATACCTCCTACCTATTCATCTTGGCCATGATGGTATATGGTGGTGTACTCATGAATTATACTTTACTGCTGACAGCCGTGGTTTCTTTGCTCCTTACGGTCATCCTGCGTGTACGATTCGCCAAGAGAACGCTTACATATTTCTTGGACGACATCGCACTTTGGAAGGTCATACCTTTTGAAATCAGCATGATGTGGAGAAATCTATCTTACCGTTTGAGATACGTCAGAGCAGATAAAAACGATTTCACCAGCCATAAACTATAGAGATGAGAGTAGAGCTATACATGTCCAAGAAGGCAGCTGGCTGTCCCGATAATCAAGCTCATCTGTCGATGATTCAACAGTATCTTCAAAGATACGACGAGATAGAGCTGTCCCATGAGTTCCCCGACATCGTGCATGTTTTCGGGGCTTGGGATGCTTCGGCTCATAAGAAATTGGAACAATGCCACAGATTATTGATTCCAACAGTCTATTCTTCCTTGGGACAACTGGCTCCGTGGCATTTCACAAAGCACCCGACTCCCACCCAAGTTTTGCGGATATCTGCTCAGAAACAAGCAACCCAACAGGCTTCGGCTCTCATCGTTTGGGGAGGAATTGAAAAGCAGGAAATGGAAAAGAGGAAATGGAATGAGCAAATCCACGTCATACCCAATGCCGTGACCACCTCCATGATCTCGCCCGAAGCAATGGCTCATGAAACGATGAAGCTGTATCAAGAAATCCTCGAGGCACACGACCGGCTGACACACCAACGCATCCAAGAGAAATTAAACATCTTTCCAAATGACGACAGTCCTGAAAAAGAGGTGTGCCAAGCCCTTCTCTATCTGCGTTATCAATATCACCGTCGCAACATCAAGAAACAGACATTGCAGGAACTGAACGATACGCTGAACAGCTTGGAATACGATGAAGACGTGCTCAACGATATGCTTGAGCAACTCAACGAAGAACAATTCGCGGCTCGTATCATGCAGGTTTTGAGTGAAAATTACCAACTTACAGAAGGCTTCATGCCGTTAGACGCATTGAATGACAAACAAACTCAAAGAATAAGAGAGGCCATCAACCCAACAAGCAATATATAATGAACGAAAGATAAAAACAGATGATGAATATGAAACATGAGGAAATTGAACAAGATTTGCGATACTTAGATTTGTTATCATTATCGTTTCCAACCATAGCTGATGCAAGTACAGAGATCATTAACCTGCAAGCCATTCTCCATCTACCAAAGGGAACAGAGCATTTCATGGCAGACATTCATGGAGAAGACGAAGCTTTTCAACATGTATTGAAGAACGCGTCAGGCAACATCAAGCGCAAGGTGAACGAGCTTTTCGGCAACTCACTTCGTGAAAGTGAGAAATGCGAGCTGTGCACACTTATCTATTATCCCGAGCAAAAACTCGAGTTGGTGAAAGCTACAGAGAAGGATATTTACGACTGGTATCACATCACACTCTACCAACTGGTGAAGGTATGCAGAGATGTTTCCAGCAAATACACGCGCTCAAAGGTTCGCAAGGCGCTGCCAAAGGAGTTTAGTTACATCATCCAAGAGTTGTTGCACGAGGACTCGCAGGTGAATGACAAGATGGCTTATTATCAAGTGATCATCGAAACCATCATCTCTACTGGAAGAGCTGACGATTTCATTATCGCCTTGGCCAACGTCATCCAGCGACTTGTTGTTGACCAACTGCACATCCTTGGCGACATCTACGACCGAGGACCCGGTGCACACATCATCCTGGACTTCATGGAAAAGTATCACAATTGGGACATTCAATGGGGAAACCACGACATTATCTGGATGGGAGCCAGCGCCGGAAACAATGCTTGTATCTGCAGCGTCATCCGTCTTTCGCTACGGTATGCCAACCTCGTTACACTGGAAGAAGGTTACGGCATCAACCTCGTTCCCTTGGCAACCTTTGCCATGGAGACCTATGGCGATGATCCATGCGAGGAATTCTACCCTCGTCTCACAGGTGGATCGAAAGAGATGGACGAGAAGACGCTCCGCCTCACAGCGCTGATGCACAAGGCCATTGCCATTATTCAATTCAAGGAAGAGGGCAAACTGTTTGAGAAACATCCGGAATGGAAGATGCAAAACCGCGCACTGTTCAACAATATTGATTATGAAAAAGGAACCATTCTGCTGGATGGAAAAGAATATCCGCTGCATGGAAACAACTTTCCTACCGTCGATCCAAAGCATCCAAATGAGTTGACTCCCGAGGAACAGGACTTGATGAACCGGCTGAACCATTCTTTCATGGTGAGTGAAAAGCTGCACAAGCACATCAAACTCTTGCTGCAACATGGCTGTATGTATGGCGTCTACAATGGCAACCTGCTCTTCCATGCCTCCATTCCATTGAACGAAGATGGTTCTTTGAAGGAGGTAGAAATATATCCAGGTAAGAAATACGCTGGTAAAGAACTGATGCACAATACGGGTATGATGATTCGTGCGGCGTTCCAGAACGACACATGTAAAGAAGAACGTGAATACGCCATCGACTACTTTACTTACCTGTGGTGCGGACCAGACAGTCCTTTGTTTAACAAATCAAAGATGTCTACCTTCGAACGATACTTCATTACCGACAAAGAGACGCACCATGAAGAGAAGGGCAACTATTTTAAATTGCGTGACCAAGAAACGACCGCCGACCGCATTTTGGATGCTTTCGGCGTGACGGGCGAGAACAGACACATCATCAACGGGCATGTCCCCGTGCATGTTACGAAGGGAGAGAACCCCATCAAGGCAAATGGTAAGTTGATTGTCATCGACGGAGGATTCTCACAAGCCTATCACAAGGAAACGGGTATCGCTGGCTATACGCTGGTTTATCACAGCCGTGGACTACAACTTGTTCAGCACGAACCTTTCACCAGCACCAACGATGCCATCTTGCAGGGTACCGACATCGTAAGCACCACGCAGATTGTGGAGATGAGCAGCCACCGCATGCTGGTTTCCGACACGGACAAAGGTGCTGAGATTAAGCAACAAATCAAGGACCTCGAAGCACTACTATACGCCTACCGACACGGTTTCTTGAAAGAAAGAGACCGTCAGATGCGAAAATAAAATGACTCTAAACTCGTAAAAACGCTCAACACTGTTGTTGAGCGTTTTTTCGTCAAGAAAGGGGAACAGAGAAGAAGGCAAACGAACGGGTTTGAATCCAGAACATCTGCCAGTTTTCTACAAAACTGTTTGTGGAATGTACTCCTCGCCCCGCAAAAATATCCTGTCCACAATTGGTGTGGTGTAAGCATAAGGAATAAAGTCAACCGACGGGATGGGCTTTGTGATGTAAAAATTAGCAACCTTTCCCTTCGTGATAGAACCGTAATCCTTGCTCAATCCCATGGCATACGCACTGTTCATAGTACCAGCATTGATGGCTTCTGCTGGTAAGAGACGCATCTTGATGCACGCCAAGGAAATGACAAACTTCATGTCGCCCGATGGTGTCGACCCCGGATTGTAGTCGCTTGCCACCGCTAAAGGCAACCCCTCGTCAATGACTTTGCGCCCCAACGCAAACGGCATGTTCAAGAAGAACGATGTACCGGGAAGGGCGGTAGGCATGGTTTCGCTGCCACGTAGTGTCTCTATCGTTTCTGCGGTCATACTCTCGAGATGGTCTACCGATAGGGCATTGCATCTAACTCCTACCTCTACCCCACCAGAGGACGCCAACTCGTCGGCATGTATCTTGCCTCTCATGCCATATTTTGCTCCAGCTTCAAGAATACGTGCGGTCTCTTCGGGCGTAAAGAAGCCCGTATCGCAGAACACATCAATGTATTCTGCCAAGTTTTCCTTGGCTACAGCGGGAATCATCTCACGGATTACCAAGTCGACATATTCACTTTGCTTGCCTGCATATTCGCGCGAAACAGCATGCGCACCTAAGAAAGTAGCAACGACCTTGAGCGGTGTCGTCTCTTTGATGCGCTTGATGACGCGCAACATCTTCAGTTCGTCAACGGTGTTCAAACCGTATCCACTCTTGATTTCTATGCACCCCGTTCCTTTTCGGATGACTTCGTCTACACGACGCATCGCCTGTTGGTACAGTTCGTCTTCGGACATGTCGTGCAACTTGTCGGCAGAATTGAGGATGCCACCACCGCGTTTGGCGATTTCGGCATAGCTCAAGCCACGTATCTTGTCTACAAACTCCTGCTCACGACTCCCTGCAAAGACAATGTGTGTGTGCGAATCGCACCACGAGGGCAGCACACTTCCGCCTTTGGCATCTATCTGCTGTACATCAGAAGGAAGGTTGCATTTCGCTAAATCGCTCATGGCACCATACGAATGGATGCGTCCGTCCTCGACATAGAGAAAGGCATTCGCTATCGTTTCGAGCTGCGCCATCTCCTTACCCTCCAATCGTAGCTTGTCTGTGGGTTGGATGCCTGCCAGAAAAGCAATGTTGGTTACTAAAAGTTTCATATCATGTAACAAAATGAAAATCCCACTCCTCCTGTCCGAAGAGAGTGGGAT
Encoded proteins:
- the lysA gene encoding diaminopimelate decarboxylase; the protein is MHQLVSLDKLSTKQTPFYYYDTALLKETLQAIKTEIEPYERFQVHYAVKANANAKLLNIISQAGLEADCVSGGEILAAIDAGFSPNKIVYAGVGKSDWEIALGIDQEILCFNVESIAELEVINEIAEKKGKIARIALRINPDVEAHTHANITTGLAENKFGIALCEMETALEACLRMKNVRFTGLHFHIGSQILDMRDFVSLCDRINQLQEELHQHHVHVESINVGGGLGVSYEHPDQQPIPDFKAYFQTYAQHLKLYPHQTLHFELGRSVVAQCGSLITKVLYIKQGVCKKFCIVDAGMTDFIRPALYQSRHQIENLSSNDAHESYDVVGPICESSDVFAKAIDLNQCHRGDLLAIRSAGAYGEVMASQYNCRRLPEGYLTEDL
- the hutI gene encoding imidazolonepropionase, whose translation is MKLLVTNIAFLAGIQPTDKLRLEGKEMAQLETIANAFLYVEDGRIHSYGAMSDLAKCNLPSDVQQIDAKGGSVLPSWCDSHTHIVFAGSREQEFVDKIRGLSYAEIAKRGGGILNSADKLHDMSEDELYQQAMRRVDEVIRKGTGCIEIKSGYGLNTVDELKMLRVIKRIKETTPLKVVATFLGAHAVSREYAGKQSEYVDLVIREMIPAVAKENLAEYIDVFCDTGFFTPEETARILEAGAKYGMRGKIHADELASSGGVEVGVRCNALSVDHLESMTAETIETLRGSETMPTALPGTSFFLNMPFALGRKVIDEGLPLAVASDYNPGSTPSGDMKFVISLACIKMRLLPAEAINAGTMNSAYAMGLSKDYGSITKGKVANFYITKPIPSVDFIPYAYTTPIVDRIFLRGEEYIPQTVL
- a CDS encoding fructose-1,6-bisphosphatase — encoded protein: MKHEEIEQDLRYLDLLSLSFPTIADASTEIINLQAILHLPKGTEHFMADIHGEDEAFQHVLKNASGNIKRKVNELFGNSLRESEKCELCTLIYYPEQKLELVKATEKDIYDWYHITLYQLVKVCRDVSSKYTRSKVRKALPKEFSYIIQELLHEDSQVNDKMAYYQVIIETIISTGRADDFIIALANVIQRLVVDQLHILGDIYDRGPGAHIILDFMEKYHNWDIQWGNHDIIWMGASAGNNACICSVIRLSLRYANLVTLEEGYGINLVPLATFAMETYGDDPCEEFYPRLTGGSKEMDEKTLRLTALMHKAIAIIQFKEEGKLFEKHPEWKMQNRALFNNIDYEKGTILLDGKEYPLHGNNFPTVDPKHPNELTPEEQDLMNRLNHSFMVSEKLHKHIKLLLQHGCMYGVYNGNLLFHASIPLNEDGSLKEVEIYPGKKYAGKELMHNTGMMIRAAFQNDTCKEEREYAIDYFTYLWCGPDSPLFNKSKMSTFERYFITDKETHHEEKGNYFKLRDQETTADRILDAFGVTGENRHIINGHVPVHVTKGENPIKANGKLIVIDGGFSQAYHKETGIAGYTLVYHSRGLQLVQHEPFTSTNDAILQGTDIVSTTQIVEMSSHRMLVSDTDKGAEIKQQIKDLEALLYAYRHGFLKERDRQMRK
- a CDS encoding group 2 glycosyl transferase, which encodes MKRLQSSHLQEKESTALDSFQEENSSQEQLTACSIPAKQSVPITVLLTVHDQAKELEMHLSSFLSQEFDHDFQVVAVAEQGDSETEDVLKRYENNEHLYATFIPSSSRYMSKKKLAVTLGVKAAKYEWIIMTDASCTPASPYWLQCMSKACNENNKLVLGYSNYTAETADFRRLEQLYTELYLMRKAENGIAYRTNSANLAFRKSMFLQGEGYRGNLHLLRGEYDFIVNKYADEGSSALMMEQDAWIIEDEPLQKKWLNKHLFYQETRKYLNRSTPMRMLFNLDTILLHTSYLFILAMMVYGGVLMNYTLLLTAVVSLLLTVILRVRFAKRTLTYFLDDIALWKVIPFEISMMWRNLSYRLRYVRADKNDFTSHKL